One genomic segment of [Pasteurella] aerogenes includes these proteins:
- the napC gene encoding cytochrome c-type protein NapC: MTNQEKKPNIIKRFWHWFKKPSRMAVGVVIILSFIAGIVFWGGFNTALEQTNTEEFCSSCHMNDVVPEYRHSVHYMNRSGVKADCADCHLPHEFIPKWTRKIKAAGEVYSHLMGHVDTKEKFEAARLEMAEREWARMKANNSQECRNCHNFTDMDFTQQKTVAAKMHALAEEEGKTCIDCHKGIAHQLPNMSEVKSGFVKE, translated from the coding sequence ATGACAAATCAAGAAAAAAAGCCCAATATTATTAAGCGCTTTTGGCATTGGTTTAAAAAACCAAGCCGCATGGCGGTGGGCGTTGTAATTATACTTTCGTTCATTGCCGGGATTGTATTCTGGGGCGGATTTAATACCGCGTTGGAACAAACGAATACGGAAGAATTTTGTTCTAGCTGCCATATGAATGATGTGGTGCCGGAATATCGTCATTCTGTGCATTATATGAACCGCAGTGGGGTAAAAGCAGATTGTGCTGATTGCCATCTTCCTCATGAGTTTATTCCAAAATGGACGCGTAAAATTAAAGCCGCGGGCGAAGTTTATTCGCACTTAATGGGTCATGTTGACACCAAAGAGAAATTTGAAGCGGCACGCCTTGAAATGGCAGAACGTGAATGGGCGAGAATGAAAGCCAATAATTCGCAAGAATGTCGTAATTGCCACAATTTCACGGATATGGACTTTACCCAACAAAAAACTGTAGCGGCGAAAATGCACGCATTAGCGGAAGAAGAAGGGAAAACCTGTATTGACTGCCACAAAGGGATTGCACACCAATTACCGAATATGAGTGAAGTGAAATCCGGTTTTGTGAAAGAATAA
- the napB gene encoding diheme cytochrome c NapB encodes MMKNKVSAIIGVILTALFATSVVAQTAKEVQPVGQSLQDSPENVAPAFHAPAKESELPALNYVNQPPMVPHSVKNYQVTKNVNQCLTCHSVENSRVTGATRISPTHFADRDGNVNSSTSPRRYFCLQCHVSQSDVDPIVPNEFKPEQGYGK; translated from the coding sequence ATGATGAAAAATAAGGTATCTGCAATAATCGGCGTAATTTTGACCGCACTTTTTGCCACATCCGTTGTTGCACAAACAGCAAAAGAGGTTCAACCGGTAGGGCAAAGTTTGCAAGATTCTCCGGAAAATGTGGCGCCAGCTTTCCATGCTCCGGCAAAAGAAAGTGAATTACCGGCGTTAAATTACGTCAATCAGCCGCCGATGGTACCGCACAGCGTGAAAAACTATCAGGTGACCAAAAACGTGAATCAATGTTTAACTTGTCATAGTGTAGAAAATTCACGTGTTACCGGTGCGACACGGATTAGCCCAACGCATTTTGCCGACCGTGATGGAAATGTGAATTCTTCCACATCTCCACGTCGTTATTTCTGCTTGCAATGCCACGTATCGCAATCTGATGTGGATCCGATTGTGCCAAATGAATTTAAACCGGAACAAGGTTACGGGAAATAA
- the napH gene encoding ferredoxin-type protein NapH, with protein MANAPKDAGREAREKLGWWHANRFLFWRRLTQLAILAMFLSGPYFQVWILKGNYSGSLFLDVIPLSDPLITAESLVTGYVPTVTTLIGALIIVVFYALVGSRIFCAWVCPLNIVTDCAAWLRRKLGIRQSAKLPRGLRYGLLLMILVGSAVSGMLLWEWINPVSALGRGLIYGFGATTWLVLAVFLFDLFIVEHGWCGHLCPIGASYGIIGAKGLLRIKVTDRSKCDNCMDCYNVCPEAQVIRPALHGKNNESLLILSKDCISCGRCIDVCAEKVFTLTTRFNHSGE; from the coding sequence ATGGCAAATGCACCGAAAGATGCCGGACGTGAGGCAAGAGAAAAATTAGGCTGGTGGCACGCGAATCGTTTTTTATTTTGGCGTCGTTTGACCCAATTGGCGATTTTGGCGATGTTTTTATCCGGTCCTTATTTTCAGGTTTGGATCTTAAAAGGCAACTATTCAGGTAGTTTGTTTTTGGATGTGATCCCGCTAAGTGATCCGTTAATTACTGCGGAAAGTCTAGTCACAGGTTATGTACCAACGGTGACCACTTTGATTGGTGCCTTGATTATTGTGGTATTTTATGCCTTAGTAGGCAGCCGCATTTTCTGTGCTTGGGTATGTCCATTGAACATTGTTACTGATTGTGCAGCTTGGTTAAGACGCAAATTAGGTATTCGTCAAAGTGCGAAATTACCGCGCGGATTGCGTTATGGTTTATTGCTGATGATTTTAGTCGGCAGTGCGGTGAGCGGGATGTTGTTGTGGGAATGGATTAATCCGGTTTCTGCATTAGGGCGTGGCTTAATTTATGGTTTTGGCGCGACCACATGGCTTGTGTTGGCTGTTTTTTTATTTGATTTATTTATCGTGGAACACGGTTGGTGCGGGCATCTTTGCCCGATTGGCGCCAGCTACGGAATTATCGGTGCGAAAGGGCTGCTGCGAATTAAAGTTACAGATCGCAGTAAATGTGACAATTGTATGGATTGTTATAATGTTTGCCCAGAAGCGCAAGTGATTCGACCGGCGTTGCATGGTAAAAACAATGAAAGTTTACTTATACTTTCAAAGGATTGTATCAGTTGCGGGCGTTGTATTGATGTCTGTGCTGAAAAAGTATTTACATTGACTACTAGATTTAATCATTCGGGGGAGTGA
- the napG gene encoding ferredoxin-type protein NapG: MKKTVVTPERRRFLKEATRTAGGLAGVGLLLGLQQKQSLAREGVALRPPFALSDDKDFSAACIRCGQCVQACPYDMLHLASLLSPLEAGTPYFVARDKPCEMCVDIPCAVACPTGALDNQATDITQAKMGLAVLLDHETCLNWQGLRCDVCYRVCPVIDKAITLEMQHNSRTGKHAMFIPTVHSEHCTGCGKCEEACVLDEAAIKVLPLALAKGMLGHHYRLGWEEKAKAGHSLAPDDIISLPTRKPEGAQ; this comes from the coding sequence ATGAAAAAAACAGTTGTCACACCAGAACGTCGCCGCTTTTTAAAAGAAGCGACCCGAACCGCAGGCGGACTTGCCGGCGTCGGGTTGTTGCTTGGCTTGCAGCAAAAACAAAGTCTTGCGCGCGAAGGTGTGGCGTTGCGTCCTCCATTTGCGTTGTCGGATGACAAAGATTTTTCTGCTGCGTGCATTCGTTGCGGGCAATGTGTTCAAGCTTGTCCTTATGATATGTTGCATTTGGCATCGTTACTTTCGCCTTTGGAAGCTGGGACACCTTATTTTGTGGCAAGGGACAAACCTTGTGAAATGTGTGTGGATATTCCTTGTGCGGTGGCTTGTCCGACCGGTGCATTGGATAACCAAGCTACGGACATTACGCAGGCCAAAATGGGCTTGGCTGTGTTGCTGGATCATGAAACCTGTTTGAACTGGCAAGGGTTGCGTTGTGATGTGTGTTATCGGGTTTGTCCGGTGATTGATAAAGCGATTACCCTTGAAATGCAGCATAATTCTCGTACTGGTAAACACGCGATGTTTATTCCAACGGTACATTCCGAGCATTGCACCGGCTGCGGCAAATGCGAAGAGGCTTGCGTGTTGGATGAGGCGGCAATTAAGGTGTTACCGTTAGCATTGGCAAAAGGGATGTTGGGGCATCATTATCGTTTAGGCTGGGAAGAAAAGGCAAAAGCTGGACATTCTTTGGCGCCGGACGACATTATTAGTCTACCGACCCGTAAACCGGAAGGAGCGCAATAA
- the napA gene encoding nitrate reductase, translated as MELSRREFMKANAAAAAATVAGLTIPVKNVMAAEDSIKWDKTVCRFCGTGCGVLVGVRDGRVVASQGDPDAEVNRGLNCIKGYFLPKIMYGKDRLTQPMLRMKDGKYDKNGEFTPVSWDVAFSTMAEKFKKALKEQGPNGVGMFTSGQSTIFEGVAKSKLFKAGLRSNNIDPNARHCMASAAVAFMRTFGMDEPMGCYNDIEQADAFVLWGSNMAEMHPILWSRISDRRLSNPDKVTVNVLSTFEHRSFELADLGIIFTPQSDLAILNYIANYLIEHNAINQDFISKHTKFKRGETDIGYGLRPEHPLEQAAKNVKTSGKMHDSDFEEFKKLVAPYTLDKAHEISGVPKDQLERLAKLYADPEKKIVSFWTMGFNQHTRGVWANHLIYNIHLLTGKISLPGCGPFSLTGQPSACGTAREVGTFIHRLPADLVVTNPEHVATAEKLWKLPKGVIQTKLGLHAVAQDRALKDGTLNAYWIMCNNNMQAGPNITQERLPGWRDERNFVVVSDPYPTASALSADLMLPTAMWVEKEGAYGNAERRTQFWRQQVQAPGESKSDLWQLVEFSKYFTTDEVWPEEVLAAAPEYKGKTLFEVLYKNGQVDKFSVDELDKRLNDESYHFGFYLQKGLFEEYAAFGRGHGHDLAPFDLYHKARGLRWPVVENKETLWRYREGYDPYVKEGEGVAFYGYPDKRAIILAVPYEPPAEAPDAEYDLWLSTGRVLEHWHTGSMTRRVPELHRSFPNNLVWMHPEDAKKRGLRHGDKVKVISRRGEMISYLDTRGRNKVPVGLIYTTFFDAGQLANNLTLDATDPISKETDFKKCAVKVEKA; from the coding sequence ATGGAGTTAAGTCGTAGGGAGTTTATGAAAGCCAATGCTGCCGCGGCGGCAGCAACGGTTGCCGGATTAACGATTCCGGTGAAAAACGTGATGGCGGCTGAAGATTCGATTAAATGGGATAAAACCGTTTGTCGTTTCTGCGGTACCGGTTGTGGCGTATTAGTTGGTGTTCGCGACGGTCGCGTTGTAGCATCACAAGGGGATCCGGATGCTGAAGTAAACCGTGGTTTGAACTGTATTAAAGGCTATTTTTTACCAAAAATTATGTACGGTAAAGACCGTTTGACGCAGCCGATGTTGCGTATGAAAGACGGTAAATATGATAAGAATGGGGAATTTACGCCAGTATCTTGGGATGTCGCGTTTTCTACCATGGCGGAAAAATTCAAAAAAGCGTTGAAAGAACAAGGGCCGAATGGGGTAGGGATGTTTACCTCCGGTCAATCGACGATTTTTGAGGGCGTGGCAAAATCTAAATTATTTAAAGCAGGTTTGCGCTCTAACAATATCGACCCGAATGCGCGTCACTGTATGGCATCTGCAGCAGTGGCTTTCATGCGTACCTTTGGTATGGATGAGCCAATGGGTTGCTACAATGATATTGAACAAGCCGATGCTTTCGTACTTTGGGGTTCAAATATGGCGGAAATGCACCCGATTTTGTGGTCACGTATTTCCGATCGTCGTCTTTCCAATCCGGATAAAGTGACTGTTAACGTGTTATCGACATTTGAACATCGTTCTTTTGAATTAGCCGATTTAGGGATTATTTTCACACCACAAAGTGATTTGGCGATTTTGAACTATATTGCGAATTATTTGATTGAACATAATGCAATTAACCAAGATTTCATCAGTAAACATACTAAATTTAAACGGGGTGAAACTGATATTGGTTATGGATTGCGTCCGGAACATCCGTTAGAGCAAGCGGCGAAAAACGTAAAAACTTCCGGTAAAATGCACGACAGTGATTTTGAGGAATTCAAAAAATTAGTGGCGCCTTATACCTTGGATAAAGCGCATGAAATTTCCGGCGTGCCAAAAGATCAATTAGAGCGTTTAGCCAAACTTTATGCAGATCCGGAGAAAAAAATCGTTTCTTTCTGGACCATGGGCTTTAACCAACACACGCGCGGTGTATGGGCTAACCATTTGATTTATAACATTCATTTATTAACTGGTAAGATTTCTTTACCGGGTTGCGGACCGTTCTCATTAACCGGTCAGCCTTCTGCTTGCGGTACTGCGCGTGAAGTGGGTACTTTTATTCACCGTTTGCCGGCGGATTTAGTGGTTACCAATCCAGAACATGTCGCAACAGCTGAAAAATTGTGGAAATTGCCGAAAGGCGTTATCCAAACTAAATTGGGTTTACACGCAGTCGCACAAGACCGTGCATTAAAAGATGGAACTTTAAATGCTTATTGGATTATGTGTAATAACAATATGCAGGCGGGTCCAAATATTACCCAAGAACGTTTACCGGGCTGGCGTGATGAGCGCAATTTCGTAGTGGTTTCTGACCCATATCCAACCGCTTCTGCGTTATCTGCCGATTTGATGTTGCCAACAGCAATGTGGGTTGAAAAAGAGGGGGCATACGGAAACGCGGAGCGTCGTACCCAATTCTGGCGCCAACAAGTTCAAGCACCGGGCGAGTCAAAATCTGACTTGTGGCAATTAGTGGAATTCTCTAAATATTTCACCACCGATGAAGTCTGGCCGGAAGAAGTACTTGCTGCGGCGCCAGAATATAAAGGTAAAACCCTGTTTGAAGTATTATACAAAAACGGTCAAGTGGATAAATTCTCCGTGGATGAATTGGATAAACGTTTAAATGACGAATCTTACCACTTCGGTTTCTACTTACAAAAAGGCTTGTTTGAAGAATATGCCGCCTTTGGTCGCGGTCACGGACACGATTTGGCACCATTTGATTTGTATCATAAAGCGCGCGGTTTACGCTGGCCGGTAGTGGAAAATAAAGAAACCTTATGGCGTTATCGCGAAGGTTACGATCCTTATGTGAAAGAAGGTGAAGGAGTCGCATTCTATGGTTATCCGGATAAACGCGCGATTATTTTGGCAGTGCCTTATGAGCCACCAGCAGAAGCGCCGGATGCGGAATATGATTTATGGTTATCAACTGGGCGTGTCCTTGAACATTGGCATACCGGTTCGATGACCCGTCGTGTGCCTGAATTACACCGTTCTTTCCCGAACAACTTGGTGTGGATGCATCCAGAGGATGCAAAAAAACGCGGATTGCGTCATGGCGACAAAGTAAAAGTGATTTCTCGTCGTGGAGAAATGATTTCTTATTTGGATACGCGTGGACGTAATAAAGTGCCGGTTGGCTTGATTTATACCACTTTCTTTGATGCGGGACAGTTGGCAAATAATCTGACTTTAGATGCCACGGATCCGATTTCCAAAGAAACCGACTTCAAAAAATGTGCGGTAAAAGTGGAAAAAGCCTAA
- the napD gene encoding protein NapD, with protein MQEQEISMENAKDWHVCGLIVQVKPEKIEQIQTALLAIPHTEIPAADHEIGKLVVVMQSHHHRLLLDHMENIRHIEGVIDVSLVYHEQDEQFTQN; from the coding sequence ATGCAGGAACAAGAAATTAGCATGGAAAATGCAAAAGATTGGCACGTTTGTGGCTTAATCGTACAGGTAAAGCCTGAAAAAATCGAGCAAATTCAGACCGCACTTTTGGCAATTCCGCACACGGAAATTCCTGCTGCTGATCATGAAATTGGAAAATTAGTGGTGGTGATGCAATCTCATCATCATCGCTTGTTGTTAGACCATATGGAAAATATTCGTCATATTGAGGGCGTGATAGATGTTTCATTGGTTTATCACGAACAGGATGAACAGTTTACACAAAATTAA
- the napF gene encoding ferredoxin-type protein NapF, which produces MAETNLPRRRFLRGEFLTSLQSEKTKTQGFQGIRPPWAQAEDIFLQYCTRCGDCVSQCETQILIKGEGGFPEVQFSRGECTFCQQCVQVCQQPIFRDVQTPAWQHKIEIGANCLAQQQVECRSCEDYCATQAIRFQRTLGGVARPTLQLEKCNGCGGCLQSCPVSAIKIRHEAEEIKGTT; this is translated from the coding sequence ATGGCGGAAACCAATTTACCGCGCCGACGGTTTTTACGCGGAGAATTTTTAACCTCATTGCAATCAGAAAAAACAAAAACGCAAGGTTTTCAAGGTATTAGACCACCTTGGGCGCAAGCGGAAGACATCTTTTTACAATATTGTACTCGGTGTGGCGATTGTGTGAGCCAGTGTGAAACGCAAATTCTGATAAAAGGCGAGGGCGGTTTTCCGGAAGTGCAGTTTAGCCGCGGAGAATGTACCTTTTGCCAGCAATGCGTACAGGTTTGTCAGCAACCGATTTTTCGTGACGTACAAACGCCGGCATGGCAGCATAAAATTGAAATCGGCGCAAACTGTTTGGCACAGCAACAAGTGGAATGTCGCAGTTGTGAAGATTATTGTGCTACGCAAGCTATCCGTTTTCAGCGTACGTTAGGTGGTGTTGCTAGACCTACTTTGCAGTTGGAAAAGTGTAATGGTTGCGGCGGCTGTCTTCAAAGTTGTCCAGTGAGTGCGATAAAAATTCGTCATGAGGCGGAAGAAATTAAAGGAACAACGTAA